One region of Micromonospora ureilytica genomic DNA includes:
- a CDS encoding sigma-70 family RNA polymerase sigma factor, with product MSGDPEQARRLRSVPPDTATPPNADELLPRVARGDEAAFATLYDAMAGRVLGLARRVVRDPAQAEEVTQEVMVEVWRTAGRFDAGRGSASAWILTMAHRRAVDRVRSEQAHTNRVLQVAATEQHVPYDEVVEDVTARLEREQVRRCLDRLTPVQRESVTLAYYGGHTYREVAEKLQTPLPTVKTRMRDGLIRMRDCLGIEMGGRA from the coding sequence ATGAGCGGTGACCCGGAACAGGCACGGCGGTTGCGTTCGGTGCCGCCGGACACGGCGACCCCACCGAACGCCGACGAGTTGCTGCCGCGAGTGGCGCGCGGTGACGAGGCGGCGTTCGCCACGCTGTACGACGCCATGGCGGGCAGGGTCCTCGGGCTGGCCCGGCGGGTCGTACGCGATCCGGCGCAGGCGGAGGAGGTGACGCAGGAGGTGATGGTCGAGGTGTGGCGCACCGCCGGCCGCTTCGACGCCGGCCGCGGCTCCGCCTCGGCGTGGATCCTCACCATGGCGCACCGCCGCGCCGTGGACCGGGTGCGCTCCGAACAGGCCCACACCAACCGGGTCCTGCAGGTCGCCGCGACCGAGCAACACGTTCCCTACGACGAGGTGGTCGAGGATGTCACCGCCCGCCTGGAGCGGGAACAGGTCCGCCGGTGCCTGGACCGGTTGACCCCGGTGCAGCGAGAGTCGGTGACCCTGGCCTACTACGGCGGTCACACCTACCGAGAGGTCGCCGAAAAGTTGCAGACACCGCTGCCGACGGTGAAGACGCGGATGCGCGACGGATTGATCCGGATGCGCGACTGCCTGGGCATCGAAATGGGGGGACGGGCATGA
- a CDS encoding anti-sigma factor, with translation MSADVHTLAGAYVLDAVDDVERAAFERHLAECEPCRDEVAELRETVARLADETDVEATPAALRERTLAQVARTPQLRVSAAGAGGGRRAGRWRQLTVAAAAAVLLAGGASAVTWTVSNDRISDEQASSAQARQIAAVLDAPDARVFERPLQPGGAATVVVSRDRDRGVVLLRDLPAPGAGRIYELWLIRGSEPRKVGQLAEGDRASTMVIGPVADAGTFGVSNEPVGGSVTPTQILGTVKLS, from the coding sequence ATGAGTGCCGATGTGCACACCCTCGCTGGCGCCTACGTCCTGGACGCGGTTGACGACGTCGAGAGGGCCGCGTTCGAGCGGCACCTGGCCGAGTGCGAGCCGTGTCGCGACGAGGTGGCCGAGTTGCGGGAGACCGTCGCGCGGCTCGCCGACGAGACCGACGTCGAGGCGACCCCGGCGGCGTTGCGGGAGCGGACCCTCGCCCAGGTGGCCCGGACTCCCCAGTTGCGCGTCAGCGCTGCGGGCGCCGGTGGCGGACGGCGGGCAGGCAGGTGGCGACAGCTCACCGTGGCTGCCGCCGCGGCCGTGCTCCTGGCCGGCGGCGCGAGCGCGGTGACCTGGACCGTCAGCAACGATCGGATCAGCGACGAGCAGGCCAGCAGCGCTCAGGCTCGGCAGATCGCCGCCGTTCTGGACGCCCCGGACGCCCGGGTGTTCGAGCGGCCGTTGCAGCCCGGCGGCGCCGCCACAGTGGTGGTCTCCCGTGACCGCGATCGCGGTGTGGTGCTGCTGCGCGACCTGCCCGCGCCCGGTGCCGGGCGGATCTACGAGCTCTGGCTCATCCGTGGCAGCGAGCCCCGCAAGGTGGGACAGCTCGCCGAGGGGGACCGGGCGTCGACCATGGTCATCGGCCCGGTCGCCGACGCGGGCACGTTCGGGGTGTCCAACGAGCCCGTCGGTGGCTCCGTCACCCCCACTCAGATCCTGGGTACCGTCAAGCTGAGCTGA
- a CDS encoding serine/threonine-protein kinase: MDDELLAGRYRRLLLMGDTATPGRVWLARDEVLDRHVALRQIALPGWVSDAERSRLRDRTLGEVRGLAGLDHSGVVGVWDVLSTNGYLWLVMEHVPSRSLSEVVATDGPLAPAEVARVGLHLIAALSAAHAVGVMHREVRPHNVLLADDGRVMLGGFGLSIFDARDPATVTTATLSAIQYVAPECARDGRSTPATDLWALGATLYLAAEGRPPWDRPSTLAMLAALATEAPDRMTVRPLEPVITGLLLRNPRQRLTAQEARDQLEQMAAATIPIQPVPTPRARRWRAVRATSRRRPRTVPPTAPIAADAANTMVIPVLAPTARDRTTGWVFAGAVTGLLAVVVVVGTATGAVIGGLRGQDSPPAAEPGGAAAGAVESTAATPAHPCLDDAASGTAEPLHEPGVRPPYALPNGWAWHQDPAGFLVAVPDGWTRHTEGALVCFRDPAEVRAIAVDPAATASSVPSQRWEAAERDALNTGALAGYQKVSIGPVIRPGGAAEWEYTCDQAGGERLHVRRLLVNEDKIRAYSLSWITQDSQWNETETFQRLALASFRRD; the protein is encoded by the coding sequence ATGGATGACGAGTTGCTCGCCGGCCGGTACCGCAGGCTCCTGCTGATGGGGGACACCGCGACCCCGGGACGCGTCTGGCTGGCCCGCGACGAGGTGCTCGACCGGCACGTCGCGCTCAGGCAGATCGCCCTGCCGGGGTGGGTGAGCGACGCCGAGCGGTCCCGGCTACGGGACAGAACGCTCGGGGAGGTACGCGGCCTGGCCGGCCTGGATCATTCGGGCGTGGTCGGGGTGTGGGACGTGCTGAGCACCAACGGATACCTGTGGCTCGTCATGGAGCACGTACCCTCCCGGTCCCTGTCCGAAGTGGTTGCCACCGACGGTCCGCTGGCACCGGCCGAGGTGGCGCGGGTCGGGCTGCACCTGATTGCCGCACTGAGTGCCGCCCACGCGGTGGGAGTGATGCATCGGGAGGTCCGGCCGCACAACGTACTGCTCGCCGACGATGGGCGGGTCATGCTGGGCGGATTCGGTCTGTCGATCTTCGACGCCCGGGATCCGGCGACCGTCACGACGGCGACCCTGTCGGCGATCCAGTACGTCGCACCGGAGTGTGCACGCGACGGGAGGTCCACCCCCGCCACCGACCTGTGGGCCCTCGGCGCGACGCTCTACCTGGCCGCGGAGGGCCGCCCGCCGTGGGATCGGCCCTCGACCCTGGCCATGCTTGCCGCCCTGGCCACCGAGGCGCCGGACCGGATGACCGTCCGGCCGCTCGAACCCGTGATCACCGGGCTCCTGCTGCGCAACCCCCGCCAACGGCTGACCGCCCAGGAGGCCCGCGACCAGTTGGAGCAGATGGCCGCGGCGACCATACCCATCCAGCCCGTGCCGACGCCCCGTGCGCGCCGCTGGCGGGCTGTGCGCGCCACGTCCCGCCGTCGGCCGCGGACCGTGCCGCCGACGGCCCCGATCGCCGCGGACGCGGCCAACACCATGGTCATTCCGGTTCTGGCGCCAACCGCCCGCGATCGGACGACCGGCTGGGTGTTCGCCGGCGCCGTGACGGGCCTGCTGGCGGTCGTGGTCGTCGTCGGCACGGCAACCGGCGCCGTCATCGGCGGCCTGCGCGGCCAGGACAGCCCTCCGGCGGCCGAACCGGGCGGCGCGGCGGCCGGCGCGGTGGAGTCGACGGCGGCGACGCCGGCCCACCCTTGCCTGGACGATGCCGCCTCCGGTACGGCCGAGCCGCTGCATGAGCCCGGTGTGCGGCCGCCGTACGCCCTACCGAACGGGTGGGCGTGGCACCAGGACCCCGCCGGCTTTCTGGTGGCGGTGCCCGACGGATGGACCCGGCACACCGAGGGCGCACTGGTGTGCTTCCGCGACCCCGCCGAGGTGCGGGCCATCGCCGTCGACCCCGCCGCCACAGCCTCCTCCGTACCGTCGCAGCGGTGGGAGGCCGCGGAGCGCGACGCGCTGAACACCGGGGCGCTGGCCGGCTACCAGAAGGTCAGCATCGGGCCGGTCATCCGCCCGGGCGGCGCCGCGGAGTGGGAGTACACCTGCGACCAGGCCGGCGGTGAGCGGCTGCACGTCCGCCGGCTGTTGGTCAACGAGGACAAGATCCGCGCTTACAGCCTGTCCTGGATCACCCAGGACAGCCAGTGGAACGAGACCGAGACTTTCCAACGACTAGCCCTGGCAAGCTTCCGCCGAGACTGA
- a CDS encoding mechanosensitive ion channel family protein has protein sequence MRTALIVVATLAAAVVVDLISGVLVRRVARGRYQWLLEPMRRACRRPAAAVLLVGALNYALPLRPTGWQGHLRHAVLVALVVSGAWLVIKALHVAEAVAFSRLRDDAVASRRVRRARTQIRPVRRLTVAVVTIVAIGLILITFRPVRLFGVSVLTSAGVVGALIGLSARTALGNAFAGVQVAFADGLHVGDVLVVDGEWGRVEEVKLTNVVIRLWDERMLILPTTYFTERPFQNWTRNESRVVGKVQIHVDHTADLDDLRREARRIVESSPLWDRDQWVLQMVDSTPQTVVIEVQASAADGASAWDLRCDLREGLVGYLRDHHPQWLPRTRGQYQP, from the coding sequence ATGCGTACCGCGTTGATCGTAGTAGCCACGCTGGCGGCGGCGGTGGTCGTGGACCTGATCTCCGGCGTGCTGGTCCGCCGCGTAGCCCGTGGCCGTTACCAGTGGCTACTGGAGCCGATGCGGCGCGCCTGCCGCCGCCCGGCGGCGGCGGTCCTGCTGGTCGGGGCGCTGAACTACGCGCTGCCGTTGAGACCGACCGGATGGCAGGGTCATCTGCGGCACGCGGTCCTGGTGGCCCTGGTCGTGTCCGGGGCATGGTTGGTGATCAAGGCGTTGCACGTCGCCGAGGCTGTCGCGTTCAGCCGACTGCGGGATGACGCGGTCGCCAGTCGGCGGGTCCGGCGGGCTCGCACCCAGATCCGCCCCGTGCGGCGGCTCACCGTCGCCGTGGTCACGATCGTCGCCATCGGCCTGATCCTGATCACCTTCCGGCCGGTACGCCTCTTCGGCGTCTCCGTGTTGACGTCGGCGGGAGTGGTCGGCGCGTTGATCGGCCTGTCCGCCCGTACCGCGCTCGGCAACGCGTTCGCCGGTGTCCAAGTCGCCTTCGCCGACGGTCTGCATGTCGGCGACGTGCTGGTGGTCGACGGCGAATGGGGCCGGGTCGAGGAGGTGAAGCTGACAAACGTGGTGATCCGGCTCTGGGACGAGCGGATGCTCATCCTGCCGACCACGTACTTCACCGAGCGGCCGTTTCAGAACTGGACCCGGAACGAGTCCCGGGTCGTCGGTAAAGTCCAGATTCATGTCGACCACACCGCCGACCTGGACGACCTGCGCCGGGAGGCACGCCGGATAGTCGAGTCCTCGCCGCTGTGGGATCGCGACCAGTGGGTGCTCCAGATGGTCGACTCCACCCCGCAGACGGTGGTCATCGAGGTGCAGGCCTCGGCCGCCGACGGCGCCAGCGCCTGGGACCTGCGCTGCGACCTGCGCGAGGGGCTGGTGGGGTACCTGCGCGACCACCATCCCCAGTGGCTGCCCCGCACCCGCGGTCAGTATCAGCCCTGA
- a CDS encoding DUF1345 domain-containing protein translates to MEQHSGRPARGRLLSVRRALWSLAVGVVAGAATALIGAPELTPLVIWTFAAGAILVWVWRACWSASPRRTEQLAEAEQQSSSTDAAILIASAISLAAVAEALVRASNQQDMVAVTLVILSVVAVVLAWALVNTVFAFKYARLYYRDDGGIDFKREEPPAYSDFAYIAFTVGMSYAPGENEPTSNRVRRVALGHALLSYTFGTGILAVAVNLVTNLGQS, encoded by the coding sequence GTGGAGCAGCATTCGGGACGGCCGGCGCGGGGACGACTGCTGTCGGTCAGGCGTGCCCTGTGGTCGTTAGCCGTCGGTGTCGTCGCAGGGGCCGCCACCGCGCTGATCGGTGCGCCGGAGTTGACGCCGCTGGTGATCTGGACGTTCGCGGCGGGGGCGATCCTCGTCTGGGTGTGGCGGGCCTGCTGGTCGGCGAGCCCAAGGCGTACCGAGCAGCTTGCCGAGGCGGAGCAGCAATCCAGTTCCACCGATGCGGCGATCCTGATCGCGTCCGCCATCAGCCTCGCCGCCGTGGCCGAGGCGCTCGTCCGCGCCTCGAACCAGCAGGACATGGTGGCTGTCACGCTGGTGATCCTCAGCGTCGTCGCGGTGGTCCTGGCGTGGGCGCTGGTGAATACGGTCTTCGCGTTCAAGTACGCCCGGCTGTACTACCGCGACGATGGCGGCATCGACTTCAAGCGGGAAGAGCCGCCGGCGTACTCCGACTTCGCGTACATAGCCTTCACGGTCGGCATGTCCTACGCCCCGGGCGAGAACGAACCGACAAGCAACCGCGTGCGCCGGGTCGCGCTCGGGCACGCGCTGCTCTCCTACACCTTCGGAACTGGCATTCTGGCCGTCGCCGTCAACCTGGTCACCAACCTGGGCCAATCGTGA
- a CDS encoding DUF2267 domain-containing protein, with amino-acid sequence MNYSEFIQSVAARPKVPPGQAEPITRATLETMAERITGGQARDLASQLPEELRSLVSRPTEDPERFGYTEFLERVQSRAGVDRQTATDGARAVLDTLREAASAKEYGDFVDQLPQEFWQLTGPGSGQLQPRRIGT; translated from the coding sequence GTGAACTACAGCGAGTTCATTCAGTCTGTGGCAGCGCGACCCAAGGTTCCGCCGGGGCAAGCGGAACCGATCACCCGCGCCACGCTCGAGACCATGGCAGAACGGATCACTGGTGGCCAGGCAAGGGACCTTGCCTCCCAGCTCCCCGAGGAGCTACGGAGCTTGGTATCCAGGCCCACCGAAGATCCGGAACGGTTCGGGTACACCGAATTCCTCGAACGAGTGCAGTCCCGGGCAGGGGTGGATCGCCAGACGGCCACCGACGGAGCGCGGGCCGTGCTGGATACCCTGCGTGAGGCTGCCAGCGCGAAGGAGTACGGGGACTTTGTCGACCAGTTGCCGCAGGAGTTCTGGCAGTTGACCGGGCCCGGGTCCGGACAGCTCCAGCCCCGCCGGATCGGCACCTAG
- a CDS encoding TMEM175 family protein — MAFSDAIFAIIITLLVLDLRVPDVPPGRILSGLLNQWPSYVAYLASYSYVAVVWLNHKAAFNRIQQVDRGLHWMNLFVLFSTALLPFPTSVVSHALQEHNNTDQRVAIAFYAAIGALLCVTWLAFYHYLARNPDLLKDQAKDDFFAVERVRAIAGVALYILAGIVGYLVAPLIGLVIFVLLPIFYAITSAGLYQLRVTRRITHRRPPPP, encoded by the coding sequence GTGGCGTTCAGCGACGCCATCTTCGCCATCATCATCACGTTGCTGGTCCTGGACCTCCGGGTGCCGGACGTTCCTCCCGGCCGCATTCTGTCTGGCCTACTCAACCAGTGGCCCTCGTACGTCGCGTATCTCGCGTCCTACTCCTATGTGGCCGTCGTCTGGCTCAACCACAAGGCGGCGTTCAACCGCATTCAGCAGGTCGATCGCGGCCTGCACTGGATGAACCTGTTCGTGCTGTTCAGCACGGCGCTGCTGCCGTTTCCGACAAGCGTCGTCTCGCACGCGCTGCAGGAACACAACAACACGGACCAGCGTGTGGCCATCGCCTTCTACGCAGCGATCGGCGCGTTGCTGTGCGTGACGTGGCTGGCGTTTTACCATTACCTGGCCCGGAACCCCGATCTGCTGAAGGACCAGGCCAAGGACGACTTCTTTGCCGTGGAGCGGGTCCGGGCCATCGCCGGAGTCGCCCTTTACATCCTCGCGGGGATAGTCGGCTACCTGGTGGCCCCCTTGATCGGCCTGGTCATTTTCGTTCTCCTGCCCATCTTCTACGCGATCACCAGCGCCGGCCTGTACCAGCTGCGGGTGACCCGACGGATCACCCACCGCCGTCCCCCGCCACCGTGA
- a CDS encoding type 1 glutamine amidotransferase domain-containing protein yields MAQSQQPLTGKRVACLAADGVEDVEYTQSRAAAEQAGAEVHLISLQSGEIQSMNQDINPANHYRVDRTVNDVDAADYDALLLPGGTVNPDRLRMNPQAMDFVRAFFQQQKPVAAICHGPWSLVETGMVNGRTLTSFPSLRTDIRNAGGNWVDQQVQVDNGLVTSRSPSDLPAFCAKMVEVFAQGEDVRQMATA; encoded by the coding sequence ATGGCGCAGAGCCAGCAGCCACTGACCGGCAAGCGAGTCGCTTGCCTCGCCGCCGACGGAGTGGAGGACGTGGAATACACGCAGTCCCGAGCCGCCGCGGAGCAGGCGGGCGCTGAGGTCCACCTGATCTCGTTGCAATCCGGCGAGATCCAGTCGATGAACCAGGACATCAACCCTGCCAATCACTATCGAGTCGACCGGACCGTGAACGACGTCGACGCGGCCGACTACGACGCCCTGTTGCTGCCGGGCGGGACGGTCAACCCCGACCGGCTCCGGATGAACCCGCAGGCGATGGACTTCGTGCGGGCGTTCTTCCAGCAACAGAAGCCGGTGGCGGCGATCTGCCACGGCCCGTGGTCTCTCGTCGAGACCGGCATGGTCAATGGCCGGACCCTCACGTCGTTCCCCAGTCTGCGCACCGACATCCGCAACGCCGGCGGGAACTGGGTGGACCAACAGGTGCAGGTCGACAACGGCCTTGTCACCAGCCGCAGTCCCAGCGACCTTCCGGCCTTCTGCGCGAAGATGGTCGAGGTGTTCGCCCAGGGCGAGGACGTCCGCCAGATGGCGACGGCCTGA
- a CDS encoding aldo/keto reductase, with protein sequence MTLPADAIELPSGQTMPLLGQGTWYLGERPARRRDEMTALRTGLDLGMTMIDTAEMYGDGASEELVGEAIVGRRADVFLVDKVLPSNASRRGTVEACRRSLQRLGVDHIDLYLLHWRGTHPLAETIEAFAELIDAGDIGQWGVSNFDLGDMTDLLEAGGSACATNQILYNLTRRGPEYDLLPWLREHRIPVMAYSPIEQGRLLGHPQVAEAAARHEATPAQVALAWLLRQQMVAAIPRSSKPEHTRENAEARDVQLTEEDVAALDTAFPPPTGPQPLEML encoded by the coding sequence ATGACCCTGCCTGCCGACGCCATCGAGCTACCGTCCGGCCAGACCATGCCCCTACTCGGTCAGGGCACCTGGTATCTCGGCGAGCGCCCCGCGCGGCGACGAGACGAGATGACCGCCCTGCGCACGGGGCTCGACCTGGGCATGACGATGATCGACACTGCCGAGATGTACGGTGACGGCGCCTCCGAGGAACTCGTCGGCGAGGCGATCGTCGGACGACGCGCCGACGTCTTTCTTGTCGACAAGGTGCTGCCGTCCAACGCCAGCCGACGGGGAACCGTAGAGGCTTGCCGCCGCAGCCTGCAACGACTCGGCGTCGACCACATCGACCTCTACCTGCTGCACTGGCGCGGCACGCATCCACTCGCGGAGACGATCGAGGCGTTCGCCGAACTCATCGACGCCGGTGACATCGGACAGTGGGGCGTGAGCAACTTCGATCTTGGGGACATGACTGACCTTCTTGAGGCCGGCGGAAGCGCCTGCGCGACCAATCAGATCCTGTACAACCTCACCCGCCGCGGTCCCGAGTACGACCTCCTACCGTGGCTACGTGAACACCGGATCCCGGTGATGGCGTACTCGCCGATCGAGCAGGGTCGACTGCTCGGCCACCCCCAGGTCGCGGAGGCCGCCGCCCGGCACGAGGCCACGCCCGCTCAGGTCGCGCTGGCCTGGCTGCTACGGCAGCAGATGGTCGCGGCCATCCCCCGATCGTCCAAGCCAGAACACACCCGGGAGAACGCCGAAGCGCGCGACGTGCAGCTGACCGAGGAGGACGTGGCGGCACTCGACACGGCGTTCCCGCCACCGACCGGCCCGCAACCGCTGGAAATGCTGTAG
- a CDS encoding zinc-dependent alcohol dehydrogenase, which yields MKALVWEGANELAVRQVPDPQLRNEQDIIVRVRRTVTCGSDLHLLGGYIPFMERGDVLGHEFLGDVVEVGPQVRNHKVGDRVVVCSFVSCGKCWYCQQKQFSLCDNGNTNPMITENVWGAAPGGCYGYSHALGGFAGSHAEYIRVPYADQGAFTVPDEVSDERALFASDAAPTGWMGADLAGVKPGDVVAVWGAGGVGQMAARAAVLLGADRVIVIDRLDNRLQMAQTHLGVETLNYEQQDVSGELLERSGGRGPDVCIEAVGMESHSSGPQFLYDQVKQQLRIESDRPIAAREAIYNCRKGGSVFILGVFAGLVDKFPLGAVMNKGLTLRGAQQHGQRYIPMLLERMARGELVTEHLATHTMSLDEAPRGYEMFKQKIDGCVRAVFQPTS from the coding sequence GTGAAGGCGCTGGTCTGGGAGGGAGCCAACGAGCTCGCGGTGCGGCAGGTTCCGGACCCGCAACTCCGCAACGAACAGGACATCATTGTCCGCGTCCGTCGGACGGTGACCTGTGGTTCGGACCTGCACCTGCTCGGCGGGTACATCCCGTTCATGGAACGTGGCGATGTCCTCGGGCACGAGTTCCTTGGCGACGTCGTCGAGGTCGGTCCGCAGGTACGCAACCACAAGGTAGGCGACCGGGTCGTCGTCTGTTCGTTCGTCTCCTGCGGCAAGTGCTGGTACTGCCAGCAAAAACAGTTCTCGCTGTGCGACAACGGAAACACGAACCCGATGATCACCGAGAACGTCTGGGGCGCGGCGCCCGGCGGCTGCTACGGCTACTCTCACGCACTCGGCGGCTTCGCCGGCAGCCACGCCGAATACATCCGCGTTCCCTACGCCGACCAGGGCGCCTTCACCGTCCCGGACGAGGTGAGCGACGAACGCGCCCTGTTCGCCTCCGACGCCGCGCCGACCGGCTGGATGGGCGCCGACCTCGCCGGGGTCAAACCGGGCGATGTCGTGGCGGTCTGGGGCGCTGGTGGGGTAGGGCAGATGGCGGCCCGCGCCGCCGTGCTGCTCGGTGCCGATCGGGTGATCGTGATCGACCGACTCGACAACCGGCTCCAGATGGCCCAGACGCATCTCGGCGTCGAGACGCTGAACTACGAACAGCAGGACGTCAGCGGCGAGTTGCTGGAACGTAGTGGCGGTCGAGGCCCGGACGTGTGCATCGAGGCGGTCGGCATGGAATCGCACAGCAGCGGTCCGCAATTCCTGTACGACCAGGTCAAGCAGCAGCTTCGCATCGAGTCCGACCGTCCGATCGCTGCCCGGGAGGCGATCTACAACTGCCGCAAGGGCGGCAGTGTGTTCATCTTGGGCGTGTTCGCCGGCCTGGTGGACAAGTTCCCGCTCGGAGCAGTGATGAACAAGGGGCTGACTCTGCGCGGCGCACAGCAGCACGGACAGCGCTACATTCCCATGCTGCTGGAGCGGATGGCCCGCGGCGAGTTGGTCACCGAACATCTCGCGACGCACACCATGTCACTGGACGAAGCGCCGCGCGGCTACGAGATGTTCAAGCAGAAAATCGACGGCTGCGTTCGGGCGGTCTTCCAGCCCACCAGCTGA
- a CDS encoding DUF2267 domain-containing protein codes for MSHSGQHLPEIVVGLVATPPDHPARVAARLTTELAGRLAEQVSADVRWTVREGWGEVAPRRDGGVEALLDDVARRRMSDKWDIAICLTDLPLHAERVPLVAQTSARRQVAMVSLPALGLHQLRAARAAVPDLVSRLLTDASDQRVPPIERASAEMASRMPAVQREVGEADPGERRYVASGLIGRVRLLTGMVRANRPGRALLGLSKLLVGAFGTAAFALTTDTIWQMGDALGGLRLAVIMLLGLTALVAWLIVAHDLWEEPDHDTPAELARLFNLGTVLTLTLATAVSYVVLFVGTVLVGALLIDTSVLEQTLQRPVSFTDYLTLAWITSSLATVGGAIGSGLENEETVRAAAYGYHPEPGGWRDEKNAR; via the coding sequence GTGTCGCACAGTGGGCAGCACCTCCCGGAGATCGTCGTCGGACTCGTGGCGACCCCACCGGACCACCCCGCCCGGGTGGCCGCGCGGCTCACCACCGAGCTGGCCGGCCGGCTCGCTGAGCAGGTGAGCGCGGATGTGCGGTGGACCGTTCGGGAAGGCTGGGGTGAGGTGGCGCCGCGCCGCGACGGCGGCGTTGAGGCGCTGCTCGACGATGTCGCTCGACGGCGCATGAGCGACAAGTGGGACATCGCGATCTGCCTGACCGACCTGCCCCTGCACGCCGAGCGGGTGCCGTTGGTCGCGCAGACCTCCGCCCGGCGCCAAGTCGCGATGGTGTCGCTGCCCGCATTGGGACTGCACCAGCTGCGAGCAGCCCGTGCGGCCGTGCCGGATCTGGTGAGCCGACTGCTGACCGACGCTTCCGACCAGCGGGTGCCGCCGATCGAGCGGGCATCAGCCGAGATGGCAAGCCGGATGCCCGCCGTCCAGCGAGAGGTCGGCGAGGCCGACCCCGGTGAGCGGCGCTACGTCGCCTCGGGGCTGATCGGCCGGGTACGGCTGTTGACCGGCATGGTCCGAGCCAACCGCCCGGGGCGCGCCCTGCTGGGTCTGTCCAAGCTGCTGGTCGGTGCGTTCGGCACGGCCGCGTTCGCGCTCACCACGGACACCATCTGGCAGATGGGCGATGCGCTCGGCGGACTCCGGCTCGCCGTGATCATGCTGCTCGGGCTGACCGCGTTGGTGGCCTGGTTGATCGTCGCGCATGACCTATGGGAGGAACCAGACCATGACACGCCGGCTGAGCTGGCTCGGCTGTTCAACCTGGGTACGGTCCTCACCCTCACGCTGGCCACGGCGGTGTCCTACGTGGTGCTGTTCGTGGGAACGGTGCTCGTCGGAGCACTGCTGATCGACACATCGGTGCTTGAACAGACCCTGCAGCGACCGGTCAGCTTCACCGACTATCTGACGCTCGCCTGGATCACCAGCTCGCTGGCCACCGTGGGCGGCGCGATCGGCTCCGGGCTGGAGAACGAGGAGACCGTCCGGGCTGCCGCCTACGGCTACCATCCCGAACCCGGCGGCTGGCGGGACGAGAAGAACGCGCGGTGA
- a CDS encoding lytic polysaccharide monooxygenase auxiliary activity family 9 protein: MVFAIVAGMLPFTGAAQAHGTIINPMSRAYQCWKAWGNQHMNPAMQQQDPMCWRAFQANPDTMWNWMSQLRDGLGGQYQARTPDGQLCSNALSRNDSVNQPGAWKTTTVSRNLTVQLYDQASHGADYFQVYVTKQGFNPATQKLGWGNLDLITTTGRYAPAQNISFNVSLPSRSGNHILFVLWRASHLDQTYMWCSDINVT, translated from the coding sequence ATGGTGTTCGCCATCGTGGCCGGCATGCTGCCCTTCACCGGGGCAGCCCAGGCGCACGGCACGATCATCAACCCGATGAGTCGCGCCTACCAGTGCTGGAAGGCCTGGGGCAACCAGCACATGAACCCAGCCATGCAGCAGCAGGACCCCATGTGTTGGCGGGCCTTCCAGGCCAACCCCGACACCATGTGGAACTGGATGAGCCAGCTGCGGGACGGCCTCGGCGGCCAGTACCAGGCTCGCACCCCGGACGGTCAACTGTGCAGCAACGCCCTGTCCAGGAACGACAGCGTGAACCAGCCCGGGGCGTGGAAGACCACCACCGTCAGCCGCAACCTCACGGTCCAGCTGTACGACCAGGCCAGCCACGGCGCTGACTACTTCCAGGTCTACGTGACCAAGCAGGGGTTCAACCCAGCCACCCAGAAGCTCGGGTGGGGGAACCTCGACCTGATCACGACGACCGGGCGCTACGCGCCGGCGCAGAACATCTCGTTCAACGTCTCGCTCCCGTCCCGCAGCGGAAACCACATCCTGTTCGTGCTCTGGAGGGCGTCGCACCTGGACCAGACCTACATGTGGTGCAGCGACATCAACGTCACCTGA